GCCCTTGTGCCCTGTTTTGATCCTTCAACCCCCCAGGAAGCCAAAGATATGCTTCCCTATGCTTTCGAATTCTCTGAAAAGTTTGAAGTCCCTGTAATCTTCCGGCCCACTACCCGGATCTCACACGGGAAATCTGATATCGAGCTGGGAGAGATCTCTGCAGAAAAGGCGCTTCCACATTTTGAAAAACTGCTTGACCGCTGGGTAATGCTTCCCAAGAATGCCCGCCCCCGCCATACACATCTCCTCTCGATCCAGCAGCCTATTGAGGATGCCCTTGCCGAATCTCCCTGGAATTCCCTTGAGCTCAAGTCTGAAGCAAAATTAGGGGTAATAAGTACAGGCATTGCGGCAATGTATGCAAAAGAGGCGCTTGTAGAGCTTCGAATTGAGGCTTCCTTCCTTAAAATTGGAGCTTATCCAATTCCAAGACGGCTGATTCTTGAACTGCTTAAAACCGTAGATGCCGTGCTTGTATTCGAGGAGCTTGAACCTGTTGTGGAAGAACAGGTAAGGATGATCGCACAGGAAGCTGGGATTGAGGTCTCAGTACTCGGGAAAGCTAACGGGTTTGTGCCCAGGGAAGGGGAACTGGATGTAGGTGCATTCCTTGAGGCTCTTAAGAAAACTTTTGACCTTGAGACAGAACTCGAACCGTCAGGCACGGCGATTGAGCTTGCACCCCGCCCGCCTGCCCTCTGTGCAGGTTGCTCTCACAGGGCAACTTTTTACTCCATGAGAAAGGTCTTTGGAAAAGATGCGATTTACCCCAGCGACATCGGCTGTTATACCCTCGGAATCCAGAGCGGCACGGTTGATACTACACTTTGCATGGGCTCGAGCATCAGCATTGCCTCAGGACTTTACCACGCAGGGGAAAAACGCCTGATTTGCTGTTCCATAGGGGACTCAACCTTTTTCCACACAGGCATGAACTCGCTCCTTAATGCAATTGTCAATAAAGCGAATATTACAGTTACAATCCTTGACAACCGCATTACAGCCATGACCGGGCATCAGCCAAATCCTGGTGTCGGGTTTACGGTAACAGGGGAGCCAACCGTTCAAGTCTCACTTGCCGAGCTCTGCAAAGCAATGGGTGCCGGATTCGTATCAGTTGTCGATCCTTACAAGCTTGAGGAAACTCAGGAAGCACTTAAAGCCGCAAAGGAATTTGAAGGTACAGCTGTGGTTATTGCCAGACAGCCCTGCGTGATTTCTGGAAAGAGGGCAGGCATACGTCGGGTCCCGTATATTGTTGACCCTGAAAAATGCGAAGGCTGCAAGCAATGTGTAAAGTTCGGCTGTCCTGCAATTGAGTTTGATGAGGAAAACAAATATGCTGTAATTACAGCACTCTGCAGCGGGTGCGGGGTCTGTGCCCAGATCTGCAAGTTTGAAGCTATTCAGGAGATGATGAAATGAGCCAGGCTGAGCAAAAAAAGTTTGACCTCCTTATTACGGGAGTAGGAGGGCAGGGCGCAATCCTTGCCTCAGACATTATCGGAAAAGCTGCCGTTACTGCAGGGCTGTCCATCCGGGCTGCGGAAACACACGGCATGGCCCAGCGCGGAGGCTCTGTTGTGAACCATATCCGGATCGGGCAAGCTTATGGCTCCATGATCCCGAAAAAAGGTGCAGACATTATGCTTGCCCTTGAGCCAATGGAAGCCGTAAGGTACCTGGATTTCCTGAAAGACGGTGGGGTTATTATTGTAAATACCCAGCCTGTAGTTCCTGTAACCGTTGCCTCGGGGCAGGCAAAATACCCTGAGGTTTCGGATATCCTTGATGCCCTGTCTGAAAAATACATAGTAAAAGCCTTCAATGCCGATGAACTTGCGTTTGAAGCCGGGAGCAGGCTTGCAATGAATGTCGTAATGGTAGGGGCAGTCTCAGGCTATCTGCCCATTCCGAAAGAAACCCTGCTTGAGAGCATAAAAGCCCTTGTGCCTCAGAAAACGATTGAGGTGAATCTCAGGGCTTTTGAGGCGGGAAGGCAAAAAGTAGAGGAAAGTTGAGCCTTAGGAAAGCTGAAATTTAGGAAAATTAAAGCCTTTTATCTTGAAGATTTACAGTGAGAAATAGTTTTTCTGCGGAAATTCATATCTTTTGAATAGTTGTGTTATTGCATAGCTATTCGCCTGTACCTTTTTTTATTTCATCGAATTTCTACAGAGTCATTTTTTTCTCTCCGTTAACGATATCTCAGTAATCATACTCTATCGTTATTTCCAAAAGGTATATTCAATTTTACTCCTCAAAATCTGACAATTTTTACGTATAGTTTTCGATTCATAAATTTTTACAAGCTTAGCCTGCAGGTAAAGAGACAATTCTATCTTTGCTTTTCACTTTCTTAGCTGTTGTTACTTATAAGATTATGGAATCTATGAGGGTTTTTGGACTCTCTTAAACTGTCTTTAATTATTTATACAAAATATCAAATAGACATGTTTTTATAGAGATTACTTTCTCTAATTGTTTACTTATAAATTTATTAAAAACTCTAGTAAAAACCCCAATTTGGTAAGATTCTGCTGCTCTAATATCCCTCCCTCAATTAGAGTAGCTGGAAAAAAAGGTTTACTGAACGACTTATCCCTATAATTGAAACTCGTTGCTTTGAGAATTTGCCTCCTCGAATCGAATTTTGAGAAGGCGGTTTAGTTTTCTATTTAAGCAATTCTGAAAACTCTTGATTTTTCAAGGGTGAATGCTTTGGGACGGCTCCAGACTGAATAAAATCTGATTTCTGAGAACGACGCCCGGTAATTTAACGTATGGTTTTAGAGGGGATACTAAATGAGTGAGATAGCAGGAAATTCTCTGGGAATCAAGCCGGATCTCCAGAACCAACAGGTACAGTTGTCGAAAAGTGATATCTTTGGGATTCTTCAGAACGACAGGCGAAGATACGTCCTTGAAATTCTCCGTAGCAAAGGCAATCAGAGCGTACGCTTTCTTTCGGAAGAAATAGCCCGCCTCGAATCCGGAGAAGACGACCCGAAAAGCACGCTTAGAAAGAGCGTATACGTCTCCCTTCTCCAGACCCATATCCCCAAGATGGAGAGCCTGGGAGTCATCAACTACAACCGTGAAAACGATTTTGTGGAACTTCTCCCTGCAGCCAGCACCTTTGACATCTACATGGAAACCGTCCCGAAGGGCGACATCCCCTGGTGCCAGTTCTACGTCGGTCTGAGCACCCTTGCCTTCGTCGGCAGCGTGACTATCTCTGCAGAGCTCTTCACCTGGGTCTCAAGCGAACATTGGATGCTCCTTACAAGCAGCCTTTTTATGGTATCTTCCCTGGCTCACATGCGCCACGTCCGCAAACTTTGAGCTTTCTCCCTTTTGCTCAGGTTTTCTCCTTTTTTCTCTCTATTTTACTTAAATTTTTCAGTGTCATCCGAATGCGGTAATCTTCCATTAAACCTGTATTAGGATGAGTAGCTCAGATTTGTTGAGTTTAATAAGTTAGGTGGAATTCCTATGTTAAACTCTTTCATTACAACCATCATAATCTCCAGTTAACTCATTTGGCAAAAAGAGTGGAATTACGTTTACAAATAAATTAGGAGAGGAATAAAGAAGACGAAGGAAGTGATTAATCCCTTTCCGCAGATGTCTCAAAAAAGCCATTAATTCTCTCAATACGGAAGTAGTTTAAATGATCATCTAGCATTTACAGAGAATTAGTGGGCAAATCGGCAAGTAAATTCTATATCTGTGCACATCTATGGAATGTGGGTTCTAACATTTTCCCTCATTATGATTATAAGATTCTTATTAAATGAAAATTTTTTATATTTACCTTAAGTTGAGGGTCCTTTTCCAAAGTGCTAATGTTCTTTTAAGTCCAATTTTCTTTTTGTGCCTTCCTCTTACCTTTTTTTTGCACCATAAAGGCAAAAGGAAAAGGGTAAAAGCAGAGGTATAAATCAAAATTTCCGCAACTGCGGGGAGGTATGGGCTGATCTCCGCAAGTTCAACTATCCAGAAGACAGGCAGAATATAAGGGACTGTACTGATTTCTGCCGGTGTATTTTCAGGAGCGGTAACCACTATTTCGTTAAATTGGGTATAAGTAGACGGGGCAACAACTCCATCAGGAGCACTGACCTCATATTCATTAACTTTAGTCTCATTAAATGGAGTAAGCACTCCGTACCAGGGGTAAATATCAAGCATCAGTTCCGGATTATCAGGTTTTATGGTATACACCATGGGAAGAAAACCAGAATTGTCTATCTTGTTTTCACTTTTAAGAACTATATGCCCGTTATCTCCCAGATTAAATGCAACTATCCCTAAAAAAACAAGCCCGCTTACAAGAATTAATTGTGTTAGTTTT
This region of Methanosarcina flavescens genomic DNA includes:
- a CDS encoding DUF7344 domain-containing protein, with amino-acid sequence MSEIAGNSLGIKPDLQNQQVQLSKSDIFGILQNDRRRYVLEILRSKGNQSVRFLSEEIARLESGEDDPKSTLRKSVYVSLLQTHIPKMESLGVINYNRENDFVELLPAASTFDIYMETVPKGDIPWCQFYVGLSTLAFVGSVTISAELFTWVSSEHWMLLTSSLFMVSSLAHMRHVRKL
- the iorA gene encoding indolepyruvate ferredoxin oxidoreductase subunit alpha; translated protein: MTMREYMLGNVAIARGLLEGGVQVIAGYPGTPSSEIIDTLACREDRDYHIEWSVNEKVAMEVAVGAAWAGVRSVVTMKHVGLNVAADPFMTLAYAGTKGGLIAIVADDPSCHSSQNEQDTRRYAQFALVPCFDPSTPQEAKDMLPYAFEFSEKFEVPVIFRPTTRISHGKSDIELGEISAEKALPHFEKLLDRWVMLPKNARPRHTHLLSIQQPIEDALAESPWNSLELKSEAKLGVISTGIAAMYAKEALVELRIEASFLKIGAYPIPRRLILELLKTVDAVLVFEELEPVVEEQVRMIAQEAGIEVSVLGKANGFVPREGELDVGAFLEALKKTFDLETELEPSGTAIELAPRPPALCAGCSHRATFYSMRKVFGKDAIYPSDIGCYTLGIQSGTVDTTLCMGSSISIASGLYHAGEKRLICCSIGDSTFFHTGMNSLLNAIVNKANITVTILDNRITAMTGHQPNPGVGFTVTGEPTVQVSLAELCKAMGAGFVSVVDPYKLEETQEALKAAKEFEGTAVVIARQPCVISGKRAGIRRVPYIVDPEKCEGCKQCVKFGCPAIEFDEENKYAVITALCSGCGVCAQICKFEAIQEMMK
- a CDS encoding indolepyruvate oxidoreductase subunit beta, with the translated sequence MSQAEQKKFDLLITGVGGQGAILASDIIGKAAVTAGLSIRAAETHGMAQRGGSVVNHIRIGQAYGSMIPKKGADIMLALEPMEAVRYLDFLKDGGVIIVNTQPVVPVTVASGQAKYPEVSDILDALSEKYIVKAFNADELAFEAGSRLAMNVVMVGAVSGYLPIPKETLLESIKALVPQKTIEVNLRAFEAGRQKVEES